From a single Brassica oleracea var. oleracea cultivar TO1000 chromosome C5, BOL, whole genome shotgun sequence genomic region:
- the LOC106344872 gene encoding ATP-dependent DNA helicase pif1-like has protein sequence MDEKCYNREELKGEHEKLLATITDEQKLIYDEILHAVNHKHGGMFFVYGYGGTGKTFLWRVLGSALRSRGKIVLNVASSGIAALLLQEGRTAHSRFGIPIAVNEFSTCSISAGSHQADLIKEAELIIWDEAPTMSKHCFQTLDRTMRDILKCDKVFGGKVIVFGGDFLQILPVIVGGDGKINEPNNGEIEIDIPEDLLVSESEDPIRDIVKEVYGNSYTRERNPKFYQERAILSPRNEDVDKIDEYMLSQIKGEERSYLSSDSIDTSDTSKIDDMVYTQEYLNRIKISGLPNHDLKLKIGAPIMLLRRIDPKGGLCNGTRLLSNVEDRIEDLDN, from the exons ATGGATGAGAAGTGTTACAATCGGGAAGAGTTAAAAGGCGAACATGAAAAGTTACTAGCAACGATAACAGATGAGCAAAAGCTTATTTATGATGAAATACTACATGCAGTAAATCATAAACATGGAGGTATGTTTTTCGTTTACGGTTATGGTGGGACAGGAAAAACATTTTTATGGAGGGTTTTAGGCTCTGCTCTTCGATCAAGAGGGAAAATAGTCTTAAATGTTGCATCAAGTGGTATAGCTGCTCTTCTGTTGCAAGAGGGAAGAACAGCTCACTCTAGGTTTGGGATTCCTATTGCCGTCAATGAGTTTTCAACATGCTCGATAAGTGCTGGTTCACATCAAGCAGATTTGATTAAAGAGGCTGAACTCATTATATGGGACGAAGCTCCAACGATGAGTAAACACTGCTTTCAAACTTTAGATAGAACTATGAGAGATATACTCAAATGTGACAAGGTTTTTGGTGGTAAGGTAATCGTCTTTGGTGGAGATTTTCTGCAGATCTTACCAGTCATAGTTGGAG GAGATGGGAAGATTAATGAGCCTAATAATGGTGAGATAGAGATTGATATTCCTGAAGATCTATTAGTATCAGAAAGCGAAGATCCCATACGAGACATTGTGAAAGAGGTATATGGAAATTCTTACACAAGAGAGCGTAACCCCAAATTTTACCAAGAAAGGGCTATATTGAGTCCACGGAACGAAGATGTCGACAAGATCGATGAATATATGTTATCTCAAATAAAAG GTGAGGAGCGTTCATATCTCAGTTCAGATAGTATAGATACTTCTGATACAAGTAAAATAGATGATATGGTGTACACTCAAGAATATCTAAACCGCATTAAGATCTCTGGATTACCAAATCATGATCTAAAGTTGAAAATCGGTGCACCTATTATGCTGCTTAGGAGAATTGACCCTAAAGGTGGACTATGCAATGGTACTAGGTTACTT AGTAACGTCGAGGATAGGATTGAAGATCTTGATAACTGA